The Miscanthus floridulus cultivar M001 chromosome 7, ASM1932011v1, whole genome shotgun sequence genome includes a region encoding these proteins:
- the LOC136462314 gene encoding NAC domain-containing protein 73-like, producing MARSWLITGRGIAKKIRYAAPSANRQISELIAEARRECPNCSYVIDNSDVAMQWPGLPAGVKFDPSELELLEHLEQKVGLGGSRPHVLIDEFIPTIDNDEGICYSHPENLPGMKTDGGNAHFFHRASNAYGCGQRKRRRIINCSDHTVPDEHVRWHKTGRSKAIYDNGVIKGWKKILVLYKTSQRGGKPDRANWVMHQYHLGEEENEKDGELVVSKVFCQLPNKSMEISETATAYEEPDAPPSVIGPKTPKTITPHPRHPKNSPSETEQNISILQDQILLDGEGEPTMPIVSLEDDAMNPAWCAVAQEQQVVGEASRAQSNSDEPLLCREDPNSLNDEALLPWDYPILSQCRNEMLDWNLNGYGLPDLHNVDLGTPPDLQLADIQFGSQESLGSWLDRI from the exons ATGGCAAG GTCATGGCTGATAACTGGTAGGGGAATTGCTAAGAAAATAAGATACGCAGCTCCTAGCGCCAATCGCCAAATAAGTGAACTGATTGCAGAAGCACGGAGGGAATGCCCGAACTGCAGTTATGTTATTGATAACAGTGAT GTTGCCATGCAGTGGCCTGGGCTGCCTGCTGGAGTCAAGTTTGATCCTTCTGAATTGGAGTTGCTTGAACATTTAGAACAAAAGGTCGGCCTGGGAGGTTCAAGACCACATGTGCTCATTGATGAATTTATTCCAACTATAGATAATGATGAGGGAATCTGCTATTCACATCCTGAAAATCTTCCTG GTATGAAAACAGATGGTGGCAATGCTCATTTCTTCCATAGAGCTTCAAACGCGTATGGTTGTGGCCAGCGCAAGCGTCGAAGGATCATCAACTGCAGCGATCACACTGTTCCTGATGAGCATGTGAGATGGCACAAGACAGGGAGATCCAAAGCCATATATGACAATGGTGTTATAAAAGGTTGGAAGAAGATACTGGTGCTGTACAAAACTTCGCAAAGAGGTGGAAAGCCTGATAGAGCTAATTGGGTAATGCACCAGTATCACCTTGGAGAAGAGGAAAACGAAAAGGACGGGGAGCTTGTAGTATCTAAAGTCTTCTGCCAGTTGCCAAATAAGAGTATGGAAATTTCTGAAACAGCAACTGCTTATGAGGAACCTGATGCACCTCCTTCAGTGATTGGTCCGAAAACCCCAAAGACAATCACACCGCATCCACGCCATCCTAAAAATAGTCCAAGTGAAACTGAGCAGAATATTTCCATCCTGCAGGATCAG ATACTACTGGACGGCGAAGGCGAGCCTACCATGCCTATTGTTAGCCTGGAGGATGATGCTATGAACCCTGCATGGTGTGCTGTAGCTCAAGAACAGCAGGTTGTTGGAGAGGCATCTCGGGCTCAGTCGAACTCAGATGAACCTCTTCTTTGTCGTGAAGACCCAAATTCCTTAAACGACGAAGCATTGCTTCCCTGGGACTATCCGATTCTGTCCCAGTGCAGGAATGAGATGCTTGATTGGAACCTGAATGGATACGGGTTGCCTGATCTCCATAATGTGGATCTTGGAACGCCTCCAGATCTTCAGCTTGCT GACATTCAGTTTGGTTCTCAGGAAAGCCTCGGCAGCTGGCTGGATCGCATCTAG
- the LOC136462313 gene encoding uncharacterized protein, translated as MEAGYCNRKKTDGICEGVCDSELGSKSVLSMSRLKCALRGFDLRVLLILLIGVPILIFAIYVHGQKVTYFLRPIWEKPPKPFTIRPHYYHENVSMDNLCKLHGWKVRETPRRVFDAVLFSNELDILDIRWHELSPYVSEFVLLESNSTFTGIKKDLHFKENRQRFDFAESRLTYGMIGGRFVKGENPFVEESYQRVALDQLIKIAGITDDDLLIMSDVDEIPSGHTINLLRWCDDIPEILHLQLRNYLYSFQFLLDDKSWRASVHRYRAGKTRYAHFRQTDELLADSGWHCSFCFRYINDFIFKMKAYSHVDRIRFKYFLNPKRIQHVICEGADLFDMLPEEYTFQEIIAKLGPIPSTFSAVHLPAYLLEQNDRYRYLLPGNCVRESG; from the exons ATGGAGGCCGGCTACTGCAACCGCAAGAAGACCGACGGCATCTGCGAGGGCGTCTGCGACAGCGAG CTTGGTTCAAAGTCAGTCCTGAGCATGTCAAGGCTGAAGTGCGCACTGCGGGGATTTGATCTGAGGGTTCTCTTGATTCTACTGATTGGTGTGCCAATTCTGATCTTTGCCATATATGTGCATGGCCAGAAGGTGACTTACTTCCTCCGACCAATCTGGGAAAAGCCCCCAAAGCCCTTCACAATACGCCCTCACTATTATCATGAAAATGTCTCGATGGATAACCTCTGCAAGTTGCATGGATGGAAAGTCAGGGAGACTCCACGCCGTGTCTTTGATGCTGTGCTCTTCAGCAATGAGCTTGACATTCTTGATATCCGTTGGCACGAGCTTAGCCCGTATGTCTCAGAATTTGTACTGCTTGAGTCCAATTCAACCTTCACTGGCATAAAGAAGGACCTTCACTTCAAGGAAAACCGCCAGCGGTTTGACTTTGCTGAATCACGGTTGACCTATGGTATGATAGGTGGAAGGTTTGTGAAGGGAGAAAACCCATTTGTTGAGGAATCATATCAGAGGGTTGCTCTTGACCAGCTCATTAAGATTGCAGGCATCACGGATGACGACCTGTTGATCATGTCTGATGTTGATGAGATCCCAAGTGGACATACCATCAACCTCTTGAGGTGGTGCGATGACATTCCTGAGATACTCCATCTCCAGCTCAGGAACTATCTCTACTCATTCCAGTTTTTACTTGATGACAAGAGCTGGAGGGCTTCAGTACACAGATACAGAGCTGGAAAGACGAGGTATGCACATTTCCGGCAAACAGATGAGCTTCTGGCTGATTCAGGGTGGCACTGCAGCTTTTGCTTCCGCTACATAAATGATTTCATCTTCAAGATGAAAGCCTACAGCCACGTCGATCGGATCAGATTCAAGTACTTCCTAAACCCAAAGAGGATTCAGCACGTGATTTGCGAAGGGGCTGATCTTTTCGACATGCTCCCTGAAGAATACACATTCCAAGAGATCATCGCCAAGCTGGGGCCTATTCCAAGTACATTCTCTGCTGTTCATCTCCCTGCCTATCTGCTGGAGCAGAACGATCGGTACAGATATCTTCTTCCAGGCAACTGCGTCAGAGAGAGTGGTTAG